Proteins encoded by one window of Cyanobium sp. NS01:
- a CDS encoding pyruvate dehydrogenase complex E1 component subunit beta — translation MAETLLFNALREAIDEEMARDPYVCVMGEDVGQYGGSYKVTKDLYEKYGELRVLDTPIAENSFTGMAVGAAMTGLRPIVEGMNMGFLLLAFNQISNNMGMLRYTSGGNYTIPAVVRGPGGVGRQLGAEHSQRLEAYFHAVPGIKIVAVSTPTNAKGLMKAAIRDNNPVLFFEHVLLYNLSEDIPEGDYICALDQAEVVREGSDVTILTYSRMRQHCLKAVQQLEAEGIDVELIDLVSLKPFDMATIARSIRKTHKVIVVEECMKTGGIGAELLALITEHCFDDLDARPLRLSSQDIPTPYNGGLENLTIIQPHQIVKAAQDLTSGSF, via the coding sequence GTGGCCGAAACGCTGCTGTTCAACGCTCTCCGCGAAGCCATCGACGAGGAGATGGCCCGCGATCCCTATGTCTGCGTGATGGGGGAGGACGTGGGCCAGTACGGCGGCTCCTACAAGGTGACCAAGGACCTCTACGAGAAGTACGGCGAGCTGCGGGTGCTGGACACCCCGATCGCCGAGAACAGCTTCACCGGCATGGCCGTGGGGGCTGCCATGACCGGCCTGCGGCCGATCGTGGAGGGCATGAACATGGGCTTCCTGCTGCTGGCCTTCAACCAGATCTCCAACAACATGGGGATGCTGCGTTACACCAGCGGCGGTAACTACACGATTCCGGCCGTGGTGCGCGGACCCGGCGGCGTCGGCCGCCAGCTCGGCGCTGAGCACAGCCAGCGGCTCGAGGCCTACTTCCATGCCGTTCCGGGCATCAAGATCGTGGCGGTGAGCACGCCCACCAATGCCAAGGGGCTGATGAAGGCGGCGATCCGTGACAACAACCCGGTGCTCTTCTTTGAGCACGTGCTGCTCTACAACCTCAGCGAAGACATTCCCGAAGGCGATTACATCTGCGCCCTCGATCAGGCCGAGGTGGTGCGCGAGGGCAGCGATGTGACGATCCTCACCTATTCGCGCATGCGGCAGCACTGTCTCAAGGCCGTGCAACAGCTCGAGGCTGAGGGGATCGATGTGGAGCTGATCGACCTGGTCAGCCTCAAGCCCTTCGACATGGCCACCATCGCCCGTTCGATCCGCAAGACCCACAAGGTGATCGTGGTGGAGGAATGCATGAAGACCGGCGGCATCGGCGCCGAGCTGCTGGCCCTGATCACCGAGCACTGCTTCGACGACCTCGACGCCCGGCCGCTGCGGCTCTCCTCCCAGGACATCCCCACCCCGTACAACGGCGGGCTCGAAAACCTCACGATCATCCAGCCCCATCAGATCGTCAAAGCCGCCCAGGACCTCACCAGCGGGTCGTTCTGA
- a CDS encoding DUF3082 domain-containing protein yields MTELPSPSNDGPAGASSEAPSERPRKGPLSFLSGSLTAGMLGWLTLGLSQRVVLYYGAHPPHYDSAIAQSIATALKTLIIGMSFLATFTFGFIALGLGLVFVRSLAPGSPSAHSGDTEAEEAT; encoded by the coding sequence GTGACTGAGCTCCCTTCCCCATCCAACGACGGCCCCGCCGGTGCCTCCTCAGAGGCCCCCAGCGAGAGACCCCGCAAGGGGCCCCTCAGTTTTCTATCGGGATCTCTGACGGCAGGGATGCTGGGCTGGCTCACCCTGGGCCTGAGCCAGCGCGTGGTGCTGTACTACGGCGCCCACCCGCCCCACTACGACTCCGCCATCGCCCAGAGCATCGCCACGGCGCTCAAGACGCTGATCATCGGCATGAGCTTCCTGGCCACCTTCACCTTCGGCTTCATCGCCCTGGGTCTGGGCCTGGTGTTCGTGCGCAGCCTGGCGCCTGGATCCCCATCCGCTCACAGCGGCGACACCGAAGCGGAGGAGGCCACCTAG
- the ispE gene encoding 4-(cytidine 5'-diphospho)-2-C-methyl-D-erythritol kinase has product MAELIVWSPAKINLHLEVLGLRGDGFHELAMVMQTIALLDRLRLSPSADGRIQLSCDNPSLPTDGANLIVRAAELLKARAGLPELGAHLHLDKRIPVGAGLAGGSSNGAAALVGLNHLWGLGYSEAELALMAAELGSDMPFCIGGGTQLCFGRGERLEAQPAPRGGGWAVLLLKHPAASVSTPWAYRQSRQQRQASYLEGEAAFEQRRQALRQGPLLRALQGLEALPPLRNDLQAVVEPAEATVRQGLALLRRADAALAVAMSGSGPSLFALFADLEAARRSQASLASDLAAAGFDSWTCPLRPQGVSLEA; this is encoded by the coding sequence ATGGCTGAACTGATCGTGTGGTCCCCGGCCAAGATCAACCTGCATCTGGAGGTGCTCGGCCTGCGCGGCGACGGCTTCCACGAGCTGGCCATGGTGATGCAGACCATCGCGCTGCTCGATCGGCTGCGGCTCAGTCCCAGCGCCGATGGCCGGATTCAGCTGAGCTGCGACAACCCCAGCCTGCCCACGGACGGCGCCAACCTGATCGTGAGGGCGGCTGAGCTGCTCAAGGCCCGGGCAGGACTGCCCGAGCTCGGCGCTCACCTGCACCTCGACAAGCGCATCCCCGTGGGAGCCGGCCTGGCGGGGGGCTCCAGCAATGGCGCCGCCGCCCTGGTGGGGTTGAACCATCTCTGGGGTCTGGGCTACAGCGAGGCTGAGCTGGCGCTGATGGCGGCCGAGCTGGGCTCCGACATGCCCTTCTGCATCGGCGGCGGCACCCAGCTCTGCTTCGGGCGGGGGGAGCGGCTCGAAGCCCAGCCGGCGCCCCGGGGTGGCGGTTGGGCCGTGCTGCTGCTCAAGCATCCGGCCGCCAGCGTCAGCACCCCCTGGGCCTACCGGCAGAGCCGCCAGCAGCGGCAGGCGAGCTACCTGGAGGGCGAAGCGGCCTTCGAGCAGCGGCGCCAGGCCCTGCGGCAGGGGCCATTGCTGCGGGCCCTGCAGGGTCTGGAGGCGCTGCCGCCCCTGCGCAACGATCTGCAGGCGGTGGTGGAACCTGCCGAAGCCACGGTGCGCCAGGGGCTGGCCCTGCTTCGCCGCGCCGACGCGGCCCTGGCCGTGGCGATGAGCGGCTCCGGGCCCAGCCTGTTCGCCCTGTTCGCCGATCTGGAGGCGGCCCGCCGCAGCCAGGCCAGCCTTGCCTCCGATCTCGCCGCCGCTGGATTCGACAGCTGGACCTGCCCCCTGCGGCCGCAAGGTGTCAGCCTGGAGGCGTGA
- the rsmA gene encoding 16S rRNA (adenine(1518)-N(6)/adenine(1519)-N(6))-dimethyltransferase RsmA — protein MTFAAHRARKRFGQHWLMDGAVLDRIVAAAELEAGEVVLEIGPGRGALSERLLASPAARVAAIELDRDLVAGLQQRFGADQRFQLLEGDALAVPLPEAHKVVANIPYNITGPLLERLVGRLDQPVSPPYRRLVLLLQQEVGERIRCRPGSSAYSALSVRMQLLGECRGVCAVPPRCFQPPPKVHSEVIVIDPHPPQQRPEPALARATEQLLRRCFATRRKMLRNSLAGLASPPQLDAVAESAGVSLQQRPQELAPAAWLALAAGLNRPS, from the coding sequence ATGACCTTCGCCGCCCATCGCGCCCGCAAGCGCTTCGGCCAGCACTGGCTGATGGACGGGGCCGTGCTGGATCGGATCGTGGCGGCCGCCGAGCTGGAGGCGGGGGAGGTGGTGCTGGAAATCGGTCCTGGCCGGGGCGCCCTCAGCGAGCGCCTGCTGGCCAGCCCGGCCGCCCGGGTGGCTGCCATCGAGCTCGACCGCGACCTGGTGGCCGGCCTGCAGCAGCGCTTCGGTGCCGATCAGCGCTTCCAGCTTCTGGAAGGCGATGCCCTGGCCGTGCCCCTGCCCGAGGCCCACAAGGTGGTGGCCAACATCCCCTACAACATCACCGGTCCACTGCTGGAGCGGCTCGTGGGCCGGCTCGATCAGCCCGTGAGCCCGCCCTACCGGCGGCTGGTGCTGCTGCTGCAGCAGGAGGTGGGCGAGCGGATCCGCTGCCGGCCGGGCAGCTCCGCCTATTCCGCCCTCAGCGTGCGCATGCAGCTGCTGGGCGAGTGCCGCGGCGTCTGCGCCGTGCCCCCCCGTTGCTTCCAGCCCCCGCCGAAGGTGCATTCGGAGGTGATCGTGATTGATCCCCACCCTCCGCAGCAGCGGCCGGAGCCCGCCCTGGCCCGGGCCACCGAACAGCTGCTGCGCCGCTGCTTCGCCACCCGCCGCAAGATGCTGCGCAACAGCCTGGCGGGCCTGGCCTCGCCGCCGCAGCTGGATGCCGTGGCCGAGAGCGCCGGTGTGAGCCTGCAGCAGCGGCCCCAGGAGCTCGCGCCGGCGGCCTGGCTGGCCCTGGCGGCGGGCTTGAATCGGCCCAGTTGA
- a CDS encoding YraN family protein codes for MAARSTLQRRGDWAEQRALRLLGSRGWTLHSRQWRCRWGELDLVLSKPQRLLLVEVKARSRCGPDGWGQASLGPRKRLRLQRAWSCWLEAHPAWADCPVELVYALVALPPSRRAVRWIQVSF; via the coding sequence ATGGCGGCGCGATCGACCCTGCAGCGGCGGGGAGACTGGGCCGAACAGCGGGCCCTGCGCCTGCTGGGCTCCCGCGGCTGGACCCTGCACTCGCGGCAGTGGCGCTGCCGCTGGGGCGAGCTCGACCTGGTGCTCAGCAAGCCGCAGCGGCTGCTGCTGGTGGAGGTGAAGGCCCGCTCCCGCTGCGGCCCCGACGGCTGGGGCCAGGCGTCCCTGGGGCCCCGCAAGCGGCTCAGGCTGCAGCGGGCCTGGAGCTGCTGGCTGGAGGCCCACCCCGCCTGGGCCGACTGCCCCGTGGAACTGGTCTATGCCCTGGTGGCGCTGCCCCCCTCGCGCCGGGCGGTGCGCTGGATTCAAGTGAGCTTCTGA
- a CDS encoding pentapeptide repeat-containing protein — translation MAVPPTPESPLSAVAPGRAGWWPRRGGVWLSLVLALILWSPASAFAAVDVAKQVLIGADYHGQDLRGGTFNLTNLRDADLSGSDLQGASLYGAKLQDADMSNTNLREATLDSAVFNGTDLTNAVLEDAFAFNAKFTDVIIDGADFTNVPLRGDALKVLCAAARGTNPITGRDTRDSLNCG, via the coding sequence ATGGCCGTGCCCCCCACTCCTGAGAGCCCGCTCTCTGCCGTCGCACCCGGCCGGGCCGGCTGGTGGCCCCGGCGTGGCGGGGTGTGGCTCAGTCTGGTGCTGGCTCTGATCCTGTGGAGTCCGGCATCGGCCTTCGCCGCCGTGGATGTGGCCAAGCAGGTGTTGATCGGTGCCGACTATCACGGCCAGGACCTGCGCGGCGGCACCTTCAACCTCACCAACCTGCGCGACGCCGACCTCTCGGGCTCCGATCTGCAGGGAGCGAGCCTCTACGGCGCCAAATTGCAGGATGCCGACATGAGCAACACCAACCTGCGCGAGGCCACCCTCGATTCAGCGGTGTTCAACGGCACCGATCTCACCAACGCCGTGCTGGAGGATGCCTTCGCCTTCAACGCCAAGTTCACGGACGTGATCATTGACGGCGCCGACTTCACCAATGTGCCCCTGCGCGGCGATGCTCTCAAGGTGCTCTGCGCGGCGGCCCGGGGCACCAATCCGATCACCGGGCGCGACACCCGGGACAGCCTCAACTGCGGCTGA